From Rattus rattus isolate New Zealand chromosome 17, Rrattus_CSIRO_v1, whole genome shotgun sequence, the proteins below share one genomic window:
- the LOC116886681 gene encoding disks large homolog 5-like codes for MFARLCRCFGRVDVDREESRVKQTKPKEACRQTSSPENVLNKVQANEEEERLNRELELTTKERNELTDRLLYVTGGSMSKSPYFRPNPFYENLKIKEKEVMSLLHNLDIKNIEHREKFQELKKEINFYR; via the exons ATGTTTGCCCGTCTTTGTAGGTGCTTTGGGAGAGTTGATGTTGATAGAGAAGAGTCTAGAGTGAAGCAAACGAAACCTAAAG AGGCCTGCAGACAGACGTCATCCCCTGAAAATGTCCTAAACAAGGTGCAGGCCAACGAGGAAGAGGAGAGGCTGAATAGAGAACTGGAGCTAACTACCAAGGAGAGAAATGAGCTGACAGATCGCCTCCTTTATGTGACAGGTGGATCCATGAGCAAGAG CCCCTACTTCAGGCCAAATCCATTTTATGAAAACTTGAAGATAAAGGAGAAAGAGGTCATGTCATTACTGCACAACTTAGACATAAAGAACATTGAACATCGTGAGAAATTTCAGGAGCTCAAGAAGGAGATTAACTTCTATCGGTAA
- the LOC116886618 gene encoding disks large homolog 5-like, whose translation MFARLRRRFGRVDVDAEESRVKQTKPKGNDGHRTWPWGMWKACRQTSSPENVLNKVQANEEEERLNRELELTTKERNELTDRLLYVTGGSMSKSPYFRPNPFYEKLKIKENEVMSLLHNLDIMNIEHREKFQELKKEINFYRNLHSRLLMDQACMKKKLVTLKQESKELQRYLFELNPNDEDEQEKTSNLQTQQNVVSETAGDME comes from the exons ATGTTTGCCCGTCTTCGCAGGCGCTTTGGGAGAGTTGATGTTGATGCAGAAGAGTCTAGAGTGAAGCAAACGAAACCTAAGGGTAATGATGGACACAGGACGTGGCCATGGGGAATGTGGA AGGCCTGCAGACAGACGTCATCCCCTGAAAATGTCCTAAACAAGGTGCAGGCCAACGAGGAAGAGGAGAGGCTGAATAGAGAACTGGAGCTAACTACCAAGGAGAGAAATGAGCTGACAGATCGCCTCCTTTATGTGACAGGTGGATCCATGAGCAAGAG TCCCTACTTCAGGCCAAATccattttatgaaaaattgaaGATAAAGGAGAACGAGGTCATGTCATTACTGCACAACTTAGACATAATGAACATTGAACATCGTGAGAAATTTCAGGAGCTCAAGAAGGAGATTAACTTCTATCG CAACCTGCACAGCCGGCTCCTGATGGACCAGGCATGTATGAAGAAGAAGTTGGTCACATTGAAGCAGGAGAGCAAGGAGTTACAGCGATATTTGTTTGAGTTGAACCCGAATGATGAAGACGAACAGGAGAAGACCAGCAACCTCCAGACCCAGCAAAATGTG GTCTCAGAAACTGCAGGAGACATGGAATAG